From a single Arachis hypogaea cultivar Tifrunner chromosome 3, arahy.Tifrunner.gnm2.J5K5, whole genome shotgun sequence genomic region:
- the LOC112734568 gene encoding histidinol dehydrogenase, chloroplastic, which yields MKSYRLSELSDSELQGLKARPRIDFSSVFSVVNPIVDDVRTRGDAAVKEYTLKFEKAKLDKVVEIVSELPDPVLDGAVKEAFDVAYNNIYAFHAAQKTPERIVENMKGVQCKRVARSINSVGLYVPGGTAVLPSTALMLSVPAHIAGCKTIVLATPPSQDGTICKEVLYCAKKAGVTHILKAGGAQAIAAMAWGTETCPKVEKIFGPGNQYVTAAKMILQNSEAMVAIDMPAGPSEVLVIADKHAIPRHVAADLLSQAEHGPDSQVVLVIAGEGVNVNGVEEELNKQCRSLPRGEFAAKALTHSFIVYARDVLESINFSNLYAPEHLIVNVEDAEKWEGFIENAGSVFLGPWSPESVGDYASGTNHVLPTYGYARMYGGVSLDSFLKYITVQSLTEEGLRKLGPYVATMAEVEGLDAHKRAVTLRLEDIEARFQVST from the exons ATGAAGTCGTATAGGTTGTCGGAGCTGAGTGATTCTGAGCTTCAAGGTCTCAAAGCTCGCCCTCGTATCGATTTCTCTTCCGTTTTCTCTGTG GTAAACCCCATTGTTGATGACGTTCGCACAAGAGGCGATGCTGCTGTTAAAGA GTATACTTTGAAATTTGAGAAGGCTAAATTGGATAAGGTAGTTGAAATTGTGTCGGAGCTGCCTGATCCAGTG CTTGATGGAGCTGTTAAGGAAGCTTTTGATGTGGCCTACAACAATATATATGCATTCCATGCTGCTCAGAAGACACCTGAGAGAATTGTTGAGAACATGAAA GGAGTTCAATGCAAGCGAGTTGCAAGAAGTATTAATTCTGTGGGTCTTTATGTTCCAGGAGGAACTGCTGTATTACCATCAACAGCTTTGATGCTTTCTGTT CCTGCACATATTGCTGGATGTAAAACTATTGTTCTTGCAACTCCTCCATCTCAGGATGGCACTATATGCAAG GAGGTACTGTATTGCGCAAAGAAAGCTGGGGTAACTCATATCCTCAAAGCTGGAGGAGCTCAG GCTATAGCTGCCATGGCTTGGGGAACTGAAACTTGTCCCAAG GTTGAGAAAATTTTTGGCCCTGGAAATCAATACGTCACAGCTGCAAAAATGATACTTCAA AACAGTGAAGCCATGGTTGCAATTGACATGCCAGCTGGTCCATCAGAAGTTTTGGTCATTGCGGATAAGCATGCGATTCCTCGTCATGTAGCTGCTGATCTACTTTCCCAG GCTGAACATGGCCCTGATAGTCAAGTAGTTCTTGTGATTGCTGGTGAAGGTGTGAATGTGAACGGCGTAGAGGAAGAACTCAACAAGCAGTGCCGGAGTCTTCCAAGAGGAGAGTTTGCTGCTAAAGCCCTCACCCACAGTTTTATAGTTTATGCACGTGATGTGCTCGAG TCAATAAATTTCTCAAACCTATATGCACCAGAACATCTAATTGTCAATGTGGAGGATGCAGAGAAGTGGGAGGGTTTTATTGAGAATGCAG GTTCTGTCTTCTTAGGGCCGTGGTCACCAGAGAGTGTTGGTGACTATGCAAGCGGGACAAACCATGTGCTTCCTACTTATGGATATGCAAGGATGTACGGTGGTGTTTCATTGGATTCTTTCCTCAAGTACATTACAGTGCAATCTCTAACAGAGGAAGGCTTGAGAAAACTTGGGCCTTATGTGGCAACCATGGCTGAAGTTGAAGGTCTGGATGCTCACAAGCGAGCAGTTACCCTAAGGCTTGAAGACATAGAAGCAAGGTTTCAAGTTTCAACTTGA